A region of Sphingomonas sp. DNA encodes the following proteins:
- a CDS encoding 2-oxo acid dehydrogenase subunit E2: protein MARYQFKLPDIGEGIAEAEIVAWHIKVGDTVGEDQQIADMMTDKATVEMESPVAGKVVSLAGEVGDQIPIGSVLVEFEVEGEAPAEEAREDTVALSDGLVEPTEAQEKAIPVVNEAPAVRPEPVEGLPSSKEEGKGFDKLSPNGEGAKKAVQASPAVRQRARDLGIDLTRVKYAGDRVRHADLDAYLLYNGGGVAGGPVPRRADETIKVVGLRRKIAENMQEAKRRIPHFTLVEEYDVTALEQTRAMMNRDRGDNPKLTMLPFLITAFARMLARYPQINATYDDDAQVVTRHGAVHMGMATQTPNGLMVAVIRDAQGRDLWNLAAEVARLADAARTGKASREELSGSTFTISSLGPMGGITSTPVINRPEVGIVAVNKVREAPVVVDGDLEIRKLMNLSLSCDHRVVDGWDAAEFMRDLKGLIENPLKLLST, encoded by the coding sequence ATGGCGCGCTACCAATTCAAGCTGCCCGACATCGGCGAAGGCATCGCCGAGGCCGAGATCGTCGCCTGGCATATCAAGGTCGGCGACACGGTCGGCGAGGACCAGCAGATCGCCGACATGATGACCGACAAGGCGACGGTGGAGATGGAAAGCCCGGTCGCCGGGAAGGTGGTGAGTCTGGCCGGTGAGGTGGGCGACCAGATTCCGATCGGATCGGTGCTGGTCGAATTCGAGGTTGAGGGCGAGGCGCCGGCGGAAGAGGCGCGCGAAGATACGGTGGCGCTGTCCGATGGGCTGGTGGAGCCGACCGAGGCGCAGGAAAAGGCGATTCCGGTGGTGAATGAAGCCCCCGCCGTTCGCCCTGAGCCTGTCGAAGGGCTGCCTTCTTCAAAAGAGGAAGGAAAGGGCTTCGACAAGCTCAGCCCGAACGGGGAGGGGGCGAAGAAGGCCGTCCAGGCCTCCCCCGCCGTGCGCCAGCGGGCGCGCGATCTGGGGATCGATCTCACCCGGGTGAAATATGCCGGCGATCGCGTCCGCCACGCCGATCTCGACGCCTATCTTCTCTACAATGGCGGTGGGGTTGCGGGTGGCCCTGTGCCGCGCCGGGCGGACGAGACGATCAAGGTGGTGGGCCTGCGCCGCAAGATCGCAGAGAACATGCAGGAGGCGAAGCGCCGCATCCCGCATTTCACCCTGGTCGAGGAATATGACGTCACCGCGCTGGAGCAGACCCGCGCGATGATGAACCGGGACCGGGGCGACAATCCCAAGCTCACCATGCTGCCCTTCCTGATCACCGCCTTCGCGCGGATGCTGGCCAGATATCCGCAGATCAACGCGACCTATGACGACGACGCGCAGGTCGTCACCCGCCACGGCGCGGTCCATATGGGCATGGCGACGCAGACGCCGAACGGCCTGATGGTCGCCGTCATCCGCGACGCGCAGGGCCGTGATCTGTGGAACCTCGCCGCCGAGGTGGCGCGCCTCGCCGACGCGGCGCGGACCGGCAAGGCGAGCCGCGAGGAGCTGTCGGGATCGACCTTCACCATCTCCAGCCTCGGCCCGATGGGCGGCATCACCTCGACGCCGGTCATCAACCGGCCCGAGGTCGGCATCGTCGCGGTCAACAAGGTGCGCGAGGCGCCGGTCGTGGTGGACGGCGATCTGGAGATCAGGAAGCTGATGAACTTGTCGCTGTCCTGCGATCACCGCGTGGTGGACGGCTGGGACGCGGCCGAGTTCATGCGCGATCTGAAGGGCCTGATCGAGAACCCGCTGAAGCTGCTGTCGACCTGA